A genomic stretch from Achromobacter spanius includes:
- a CDS encoding type B 50S ribosomal protein L31 → MKEGIHPEYREVVFADLQTGNKFITRSTVHSRETVEIDGKTYPLFKCDVTSESHPFYTGAQTRIVETGRVEKFRARFARTAGTVKSAS, encoded by the coding sequence ATGAAAGAAGGCATTCACCCCGAATACCGCGAAGTCGTTTTCGCCGATCTGCAAACGGGCAACAAGTTCATCACTCGTTCCACCGTGCACTCGCGCGAAACCGTTGAAATCGACGGCAAGACGTACCCGCTCTTCAAGTGCGACGTGACCTCCGAATCGCACCCGTTCTACACGGGCGCCCAAACGCGTATCGTCGAAACCGGCCGTGTGGAAAAGTTCCGCGCCCGCTTCGCCCGTACGGCCGGCACCGTCAAGTCCGCTTCCTGA
- the paaK gene encoding phenylacetate--CoA ligase PaaK, producing the protein MSNTMSKPGLDPIEHASEDELRALQLERLKWSLKHAYDNVPHYKKAFDEAGVHPDDLKQLSDISKFPFTTKKELRDNYPFGMFAVPRERISRIHASSGTTGKPTVVGYTKGDLDNWANLVARSIRAAGGKPGDTVHIAYGYGLFTGGLGAHYGAERLGCTVIPMSGGQTEKQVQLINDFRPDIIMVTPSYFCNILEEQRRQGIDPRQSSLRIGIFGAEPWTGQMRADIEAEAGIDAVDIYGLSEVMGPGVASECVETKDGPVVWEDHFYAEIINPDTGEPVADGEPGELVFTSLTKEAMPIIRYRTRDLTRLLPATARSMRRIGKITGRSDDMLIVRGVNMFPTQVEELVLKIAQLAPHYQLVLSRTGNMDELEILTEVRAEFSGLSDAERNNLGKQLQHAVKTHIGVSARIQVSDAGHVERTLTGKARRVIDKRPKVV; encoded by the coding sequence ATGTCCAACACCATGAGCAAGCCGGGGCTGGACCCCATCGAGCATGCCAGCGAGGATGAACTGCGCGCGCTGCAGCTTGAGCGCCTGAAGTGGTCGCTCAAGCATGCGTACGACAACGTCCCGCACTACAAGAAGGCGTTCGACGAAGCGGGTGTGCATCCCGATGACCTGAAGCAGTTGTCCGATATTTCGAAGTTTCCTTTCACGACCAAGAAGGAACTGCGCGACAACTATCCGTTCGGCATGTTCGCGGTGCCGCGCGAGCGCATTTCGCGTATCCATGCATCCAGCGGCACCACGGGCAAGCCGACGGTGGTGGGCTACACCAAGGGCGACCTGGACAACTGGGCCAACTTGGTGGCGCGCTCGATCCGCGCGGCCGGCGGCAAGCCCGGCGACACCGTACACATTGCCTACGGCTACGGCCTCTTCACGGGCGGCCTGGGCGCGCATTATGGCGCCGAGCGTCTGGGTTGCACGGTCATCCCGATGTCGGGCGGGCAAACTGAAAAGCAGGTGCAGTTGATCAATGATTTCCGTCCGGACATCATCATGGTCACCCCGTCCTATTTCTGCAATATTCTCGAAGAACAGCGGCGCCAGGGCATTGATCCGCGTCAAAGTTCGCTGCGTATCGGCATCTTTGGCGCCGAGCCGTGGACGGGGCAGATGCGTGCCGACATTGAAGCCGAGGCGGGTATTGACGCCGTCGACATCTATGGCCTGTCGGAAGTGATGGGGCCGGGCGTGGCCAGCGAATGCGTGGAAACGAAGGACGGCCCCGTCGTCTGGGAAGACCACTTCTACGCCGAAATCATCAACCCCGACACGGGCGAGCCCGTGGCCGACGGCGAGCCGGGCGAACTGGTGTTCACGTCGTTGACCAAGGAAGCGATGCCCATCATCCGCTACCGCACGCGCGACCTGACCCGCCTGTTGCCCGCTACCGCGCGCAGCATGCGCCGCATCGGCAAGATCACCGGCCGCAGCGACGACATGCTGATTGTGCGGGGCGTGAACATGTTTCCGACGCAAGTGGAAGAGCTGGTGCTGAAGATCGCGCAACTGGCGCCGCACTACCAGTTGGTGCTGTCGCGCACGGGCAATATGGATGAGCTTGAGATCCTGACGGAAGTGCGTGCAGAGTTCTCGGGCCTGTCGGATGCCGAGCGCAACAACCTGGGCAAGCAATTGCAGCATGCGGTGAAGACGCACATCGGCGTCAGCGCGCGCATCCAGGTGTCGGATGCGGGCCATGTGGAACGCACGCTGACGGGCAAGGCGCGCCGCGTGATCGACAAGCGTCCGAAGGTGGTCTGA
- a CDS encoding MATE family efflux transporter has protein sequence MTPANAVPISFGATLRGIAKQAWPVLISQWAGISFGVLDTAMTGHSSASDLAAMALSASIYITVFVGLMGVVHALIPILAQHYGAGNNDEVGRSWGQGVWLALGLSVVGAVLMLFPDVWLSMSGDVAPGVRERIGSYLQALVLALPAALVFRTIYALGTSVSRPKLVMAINLSAIAFKAFFNWLLIYGNLGLPAMGATGAGLATAIVSWMSLGLGLWVITHDRFYRRFNLRIGKPDWKTLKELLRLGIPMGGSYLVEVSAFTFMALLVAREGTYVTGGHQIMSNLAALCYMMPMALGVATAALTAQAIGAGNLAHAHRTGMAGLALGLIGALLTAAVLLAGRPLILAAYTDDIGVAAVATTLLAVLPLFHLFDSMQCINSYLLRAYKVAVVPLLLQVVALAGVGLVGGWWFGFGPGRGGLDGIRDVLLPGSPEGAGSMWLMAMVGLALSAILLHIWYRRIVRTLAR, from the coding sequence ATGACCCCTGCAAACGCGGTGCCGATATCTTTCGGCGCCACCCTGCGCGGCATCGCCAAGCAGGCCTGGCCAGTGCTGATCAGCCAGTGGGCCGGTATTTCGTTCGGCGTGCTGGACACCGCCATGACGGGCCACTCCAGCGCCAGCGACCTGGCCGCGATGGCCCTGTCCGCATCCATCTACATCACTGTTTTCGTGGGTCTGATGGGCGTGGTTCACGCGCTGATCCCGATCCTGGCCCAGCATTACGGTGCCGGCAATAACGACGAAGTCGGCCGCAGTTGGGGCCAAGGCGTCTGGCTGGCGCTAGGCCTGTCCGTCGTGGGCGCGGTGCTGATGCTGTTCCCGGACGTGTGGCTGTCGATGTCAGGCGATGTGGCCCCTGGCGTGCGCGAACGGATCGGGTCCTACTTGCAGGCGCTGGTCCTGGCGCTACCGGCCGCGCTGGTATTTCGCACCATCTACGCGCTGGGCACCTCGGTATCGCGGCCCAAGCTCGTCATGGCGATCAACCTGTCGGCCATTGCCTTCAAGGCATTCTTCAACTGGCTGCTCATCTACGGCAACCTGGGCCTGCCCGCCATGGGCGCCACCGGCGCCGGGCTGGCGACCGCGATCGTTTCGTGGATGAGCCTGGGGCTGGGCCTGTGGGTCATCACGCATGACCGTTTCTACCGGCGCTTCAATCTGCGCATCGGCAAGCCCGATTGGAAGACGCTGAAAGAATTGCTGCGCCTGGGCATCCCGATGGGTGGTTCCTACCTGGTGGAAGTGTCGGCCTTCACTTTCATGGCCTTGCTGGTGGCACGTGAAGGCACGTATGTGACCGGCGGGCACCAGATCATGTCGAACCTGGCGGCCTTGTGCTACATGATGCCCATGGCGTTGGGCGTAGCAACCGCCGCGCTGACCGCACAGGCCATTGGCGCGGGCAATCTTGCGCACGCGCACCGCACCGGCATGGCCGGGCTGGCTTTGGGGCTGATCGGCGCGCTGCTGACTGCCGCCGTGTTGCTGGCGGGCCGCCCGCTGATCCTTGCCGCGTACACGGACGACATCGGCGTGGCCGCCGTGGCGACGACGCTGCTGGCGGTGTTGCCGCTGTTTCACCTGTTCGATTCCATGCAGTGCATCAACTCGTACCTGCTGCGTGCGTACAAAGTGGCGGTGGTTCCGCTGCTGTTGCAGGTGGTGGCGCTGGCGGGCGTGGGTCTGGTCGGCGGCTGGTGGTTCGGTTTTGGCCCGGGCCGTGGCGGCCTGGACGGCATCCGCGACGTGCTCTTGCCCGGTTCGCCCGAAGGCGCTGGCAGCATGTGGCTGATGGCGATGGTGGGCCTGGCCCTGTCCGCCATCCTGCTGCACATCTGGTATCGCCGCATCGTGCGGACGCTGGCCCGATAG
- the paaI gene encoding hydroxyphenylacetyl-CoA thioesterase PaaI gives MSVHVPPVEAPSDPQELAQAVGTVMYAGDAASQGLDMKIEEMAPGYARLTMRVRADMLNGHKTCHGGFIFALADSAFAFSCNSRNVSTVASGCTIDYLAPGFEGDLLTAVAQERSLAGRTGVYDVTVTNQDGRNVALFRGRSYRIKGQIVGVPAEG, from the coding sequence ATGAGCGTACACGTTCCCCCCGTTGAAGCGCCGAGCGATCCGCAGGAACTGGCGCAGGCCGTAGGCACCGTGATGTACGCGGGCGACGCGGCCTCGCAGGGCCTGGATATGAAGATCGAGGAAATGGCGCCCGGCTATGCGCGGCTGACGATGCGCGTGCGCGCCGACATGCTGAACGGCCACAAGACCTGCCACGGCGGCTTCATCTTCGCGCTGGCCGACAGCGCGTTCGCGTTCTCCTGCAATTCCCGCAACGTCAGCACCGTGGCCTCGGGCTGCACCATCGATTACCTGGCGCCGGGCTTCGAAGGCGACCTGCTGACCGCCGTGGCGCAAGAGCGCTCGCTGGCCGGCCGCACGGGCGTGTATGACGTCACTGTCACCAACCAGGACGGCCGCAACGTCGCCCTGTTCCGTGGGCGGTCCTATCGCATCAAGGGCCAGATCGTGGGGGTTCCCGCCGAAGGCTGA
- the kynB gene encoding arylformamidase, with amino-acid sequence MKRLWDISPPVSTASPVFPGDTPYRQQWKWSLTPGCPVNVSEITLSPHIGAHADAPLHYQNGAAAIGAVSLEPFLGPCRVIHAIDCGPLITTDHLAHAALNLPPRVLVRTAKHAAQDWWTDDFSAYAPQTIEWLAERGVMLIGLDTASIDPASSKTLDSHHTILRHDMRVLENLVLDDVPEGDYELIALPLALVQADASPVRAVLREL; translated from the coding sequence ATGAAACGCTTGTGGGACATTTCCCCGCCCGTCTCCACGGCGTCGCCCGTTTTCCCCGGCGACACGCCGTATCGCCAGCAATGGAAATGGTCGCTTACGCCCGGCTGTCCGGTCAATGTCAGTGAGATCACGCTGTCGCCGCATATCGGCGCGCACGCGGATGCCCCACTGCACTATCAGAACGGCGCGGCGGCCATCGGCGCGGTGTCGCTGGAACCTTTTCTAGGCCCCTGTCGCGTCATCCACGCCATTGATTGCGGCCCGCTCATCACCACGGACCACCTGGCCCACGCGGCCCTGAACCTGCCGCCGCGTGTGCTTGTGCGCACCGCCAAGCATGCGGCGCAAGACTGGTGGACCGACGATTTCTCGGCCTATGCGCCCCAAACGATCGAATGGCTGGCCGAACGCGGCGTCATGCTGATCGGCTTGGATACCGCCAGCATCGATCCCGCGTCCAGCAAGACCCTGGACAGCCACCACACGATCTTGCGGCACGACATGCGGGTACTGGAAAATCTGGTGCTTGATGACGTGCCCGAAGGCGATTACGAGTTGATCGCCCTGCCGTTGGCGCTGGTCCAGGCCGATGCCAGCCCGGTTCGCGCCGTCTTGCGCGAACTGTAG
- the kynA gene encoding tryptophan 2,3-dioxygenase, protein MSCPHRPEDIVHQEKTQLDFTRDMTYGDYLHLDEVLGAQHPLSPEHNEMLFIIQHQTSELWMKLMLHELRAAIANVAADRLQPAFKMLARVSKIMEQLVHAWDVLATMTPPEYSALRPYLARSSGFQSYQYRQIEFLLGNKNAAMLKPHAHREDLLAQVRSAYDAPSLYDESLRLLARHGVDVPADRLERDWTQPYVSSEGVEAAWLTVYRDTDRYWDLYQLGEKLTDLEDAFRLWRFRHVTTVERVIGFKRGTGGTSGVDYLRRMLDVVLFPEIWKLRTEL, encoded by the coding sequence ATGAGCTGCCCGCACCGCCCTGAAGACATCGTCCACCAGGAAAAAACGCAACTGGATTTCACGCGCGACATGACCTATGGCGACTACCTGCATCTGGATGAAGTGCTGGGCGCGCAGCACCCGCTGTCGCCTGAACACAACGAGATGCTATTCATCATCCAGCATCAGACCAGCGAACTCTGGATGAAGCTGATGCTGCACGAACTGCGCGCGGCCATCGCCAACGTGGCGGCCGACCGGCTGCAGCCCGCGTTCAAGATGCTGGCGCGCGTCAGCAAGATCATGGAGCAACTGGTTCACGCCTGGGATGTGCTTGCCACCATGACGCCGCCCGAGTATTCGGCGCTGCGCCCTTACCTGGCGCGTTCCAGCGGATTCCAAAGCTACCAGTACCGCCAGATCGAGTTCCTGCTGGGCAACAAGAACGCGGCCATGTTGAAACCGCATGCACATCGCGAAGATTTGCTGGCTCAGGTGCGCAGCGCCTACGACGCACCCTCGCTGTACGACGAATCGCTGCGGCTGCTGGCGCGGCACGGCGTGGACGTGCCCGCCGACCGGCTTGAGCGCGACTGGACGCAGCCGTATGTTTCGTCGGAGGGCGTGGAAGCCGCCTGGCTGACCGTTTACCGCGACACCGACCGCTACTGGGACCTGTATCAGTTGGGCGAAAAGCTGACCGATCTGGAAGATGCCTTTCGATTGTGGCGATTCCGCCACGTGACGACCGTGGAACGGGTCATCGGCTTCAAGCGCGGCACGGGTGGCACGTCCGGCGTGGACTACCTGCGCCGGATGCTTGATGTGGTGCTGTTCCCGGAAATCTGGAAACTGCGCACGGAACTTTGA
- the paaE gene encoding 1,2-phenylacetyl-CoA epoxidase subunit PaaE has product MSNQFHSLKVASVARNTRDAVVVTFDLPDTLTDEFAFLPGQYLTLRTQLNGEELRRSYSICSAPHDKLLRVAIKKVDEGAFSSWANHELQPGQTLEVMAPAGNFTVDFSPENQRHYVAFAVGSGITPVFSLVKTALSIEPRSKFTLFFGNRASSAVLFREEIEDLKNLYMERFSLVYVMSRETQDIELFNGRLDGDKVDQLMSAWMSPEDIDYAFVCGPQTMTESVVERLQARGIPKANIKFELFGAPKGPRALRTGHDAPQAPGKGQCEVTVVQDGHSRMFVIDKNKDSVLDSALAQGIELPYSCKGGVCSTCRCKVIEGEVDMDANFALEDYEVARGFVLSCQSFPVSDRLVIDFDQET; this is encoded by the coding sequence ATGAGCAACCAATTTCATTCCTTGAAGGTGGCCTCGGTGGCGCGCAATACGCGCGATGCCGTCGTCGTCACCTTTGACCTGCCCGACACGCTGACCGACGAGTTCGCCTTCCTGCCCGGGCAGTACCTGACCCTGCGCACGCAACTGAATGGCGAAGAGCTGCGCCGCTCGTACTCGATCTGTTCCGCCCCGCACGACAAGCTGCTGCGCGTGGCCATCAAGAAGGTCGACGAAGGCGCGTTCTCAAGTTGGGCCAACCACGAACTGCAACCGGGCCAGACGCTGGAAGTGATGGCGCCCGCCGGCAACTTCACCGTGGATTTCTCGCCCGAGAACCAGCGCCATTACGTGGCCTTCGCGGTGGGCAGCGGCATCACGCCGGTGTTCTCGCTGGTGAAGACCGCGCTGTCCATCGAACCGCGCAGCAAGTTCACGCTGTTCTTTGGCAACCGCGCATCGTCGGCCGTGCTGTTCCGCGAAGAAATCGAAGACCTGAAGAATCTGTACATGGAGCGCTTCTCGCTGGTCTACGTCATGAGCCGCGAGACGCAAGACATCGAACTGTTCAACGGCCGTCTGGACGGCGACAAGGTCGACCAACTGATGTCGGCCTGGATGAGCCCCGAAGACATCGATTACGCTTTTGTCTGTGGTCCGCAGACCATGACCGAAAGCGTGGTCGAGCGGTTGCAAGCCCGTGGCATTCCGAAGGCGAACATCAAGTTCGAGCTGTTCGGAGCGCCCAAGGGACCACGCGCGCTGCGCACCGGCCACGACGCGCCGCAGGCGCCGGGCAAGGGTCAGTGCGAAGTTACCGTGGTGCAGGACGGCCACAGCCGCATGTTCGTGATTGATAAGAATAAAGACAGCGTGCTGGACTCGGCGCTGGCGCAGGGAATCGAGCTGCCGTACTCGTGCAAGGGCGGCGTGTGTTCCACCTGCCGTTGCAAGGTCATCGAAGGTGAAGTGGACATGGACGCCAACTTCGCCCTGGAAGACTACGAAGTGGCGCGCGGTTTTGTATTGAGTTGCCAGAGCTTTCCGGTCAGCGACCGCCTGGTTATCGACTTCGACCAGGAAACCTGA
- the paaG gene encoding 2-(1,2-epoxy-1,2-dihydrophenyl)acetyl-CoA isomerase PaaG: MSYQDIQFDLSGGIARLTLNRPDKLNSFTANMHAEVADALTRVETEGARVLVLTGAGRGFCAGQDLSERKPAEDGTPPDLGETVDKFYAPLVRRLNALPMPVVVGVNGVAAGAGANLAFAGDIVIAKASANFIQSFCRLGLIPDTGGTFALPRLVGRARAMGLAMLGDKLSAKQAEEWGLIWQCVADEEFDATLERLAKHFSTAPTKGLAFTKQAMQASLGNDLSTQLDLERDMMRELGRSADYAEGVAAFLGKREPQFKGQ, from the coding sequence ATGAGCTACCAGGATATTCAATTCGACCTGTCGGGCGGCATCGCGCGCCTGACGCTGAACCGGCCCGACAAGCTGAACAGCTTTACGGCCAACATGCACGCCGAAGTGGCCGACGCGCTGACGCGCGTGGAAACCGAAGGCGCCCGCGTGCTGGTGCTGACCGGCGCGGGCCGTGGCTTTTGCGCGGGCCAGGACTTAAGCGAGCGCAAGCCCGCCGAAGACGGCACGCCGCCCGACCTGGGCGAGACGGTCGACAAGTTCTACGCGCCTTTGGTGCGCCGCCTGAACGCCTTGCCCATGCCCGTTGTGGTGGGCGTGAACGGCGTGGCGGCAGGGGCGGGTGCCAACCTGGCGTTCGCGGGCGATATCGTCATCGCCAAGGCATCGGCCAATTTCATCCAGTCGTTTTGCCGCCTGGGCCTGATTCCCGACACCGGCGGCACGTTCGCGCTGCCGCGACTGGTGGGCCGCGCGCGCGCCATGGGCTTGGCCATGCTGGGCGACAAGCTCAGCGCCAAGCAGGCCGAGGAATGGGGCCTGATCTGGCAATGTGTGGCGGATGAAGAATTCGACGCCACGCTTGAGCGCTTGGCCAAACACTTCTCGACCGCGCCCACCAAGGGCCTGGCGTTCACCAAGCAGGCCATGCAGGCCAGCCTGGGCAATGACCTGTCGACGCAATTGGACCTGGAGCGCGACATGATGCGCGAGCTGGGTCGCAGCGCCGACTACGCGGAAGGCGTGGCCGCCTTCCTGGGCAAGCGCGAACCGCAATTCAAGGGGCAATGA
- the paaN gene encoding phenylacetic acid degradation protein PaaN → MSQKFFERHQSVLEQSLAAAALRGYWSPFAESPSPRNYGETANDDGRAAFEALKGKPFPLNLHDADGTVGGEKSPYGFDLGITYPHVPVDKLISASKRALEDWRRAGPQAWVGVSLEILARLNKLSFEIAYAVQHTTGQGFMMAFQAGGPHAQDRGFEAVTYAWQEMSRIPGVAIWEKPQGKNDPIRMEKQFTVVPRGVALVIGCSTFPTWNGYPGMFASLATGNTVIVKPHPGAILPLAITVKVAREVLQEAGFDPDVVLLAAHEAGDDTAQKLALDPAVKIVDFTGSTANGDWLENNARQALVYTEKAGVNQVIIDSTDDLKGVARNLAFSLALYSGQMCTAPQNIYVPRDGINTPEGRVSFDDVAAALGVALEKLGADAARAVELTGAIQNDGIVERIEKARALGLPVVADSKTLTHPQFENARVRTPLLLRTEAGNAAISQEWFGPIAFVVATDSTAHSVQLARDSVIQHGALSLSAYTTDPQVADQVQDAAEVSGVSLSLNLTGAVFVNQTAAFSDFHGTGANPAANAALSDAAFVSNRFRVVQTRRHV, encoded by the coding sequence GTGTCCCAAAAATTCTTCGAACGTCACCAGTCCGTGCTGGAACAATCCCTGGCGGCAGCCGCGTTGCGTGGCTACTGGAGCCCGTTTGCCGAATCGCCCAGCCCGCGTAACTATGGGGAAACGGCCAATGACGACGGCCGCGCCGCCTTCGAAGCCCTGAAGGGCAAGCCGTTCCCGTTGAACCTGCACGATGCCGACGGCACCGTGGGCGGCGAAAAATCGCCCTATGGTTTCGACCTGGGTATTACCTACCCGCACGTGCCGGTCGACAAGCTGATTAGCGCTTCCAAGCGCGCGCTGGAAGACTGGCGCCGCGCCGGCCCGCAAGCCTGGGTGGGCGTGTCGCTGGAAATCCTGGCGCGCCTGAACAAGCTCAGTTTTGAAATTGCCTACGCCGTGCAGCACACCACCGGCCAGGGTTTCATGATGGCCTTCCAGGCCGGCGGCCCGCACGCGCAAGACCGTGGCTTTGAAGCCGTGACCTACGCCTGGCAGGAAATGTCGCGCATTCCGGGCGTGGCGATCTGGGAAAAGCCGCAAGGCAAGAATGACCCGATCCGCATGGAAAAGCAGTTCACCGTGGTGCCGCGTGGCGTGGCGCTGGTGATCGGCTGCTCGACCTTCCCGACCTGGAACGGTTACCCCGGCATGTTCGCCAGCCTGGCCACCGGCAACACCGTTATCGTCAAACCCCACCCGGGCGCGATCCTGCCGCTGGCCATCACCGTGAAGGTGGCGCGCGAAGTGCTGCAAGAGGCGGGCTTCGACCCCGATGTGGTGCTGCTGGCCGCGCACGAAGCGGGCGACGATACGGCGCAGAAGCTGGCGCTGGACCCGGCCGTCAAGATCGTGGACTTCACCGGCAGCACCGCCAACGGCGACTGGCTGGAAAACAATGCCCGCCAGGCACTGGTCTACACCGAGAAGGCCGGCGTCAACCAGGTCATTATCGATTCCACCGACGACTTGAAGGGCGTGGCGCGCAACCTGGCGTTCTCGCTGGCCTTGTACTCAGGCCAGATGTGCACGGCGCCGCAGAATATTTACGTGCCGCGCGACGGCATCAACACGCCGGAAGGCCGCGTCAGCTTTGATGACGTTGCCGCCGCCTTGGGCGTGGCGCTGGAGAAGCTGGGCGCGGATGCCGCTCGCGCCGTGGAACTGACTGGTGCCATCCAGAATGACGGCATCGTAGAACGCATCGAAAAGGCCCGCGCGCTGGGCCTGCCGGTGGTAGCCGACAGCAAGACGCTGACGCACCCGCAGTTTGAAAACGCGCGTGTGCGCACGCCGCTGCTGCTGCGCACGGAAGCGGGCAACGCGGCCATCAGCCAGGAATGGTTTGGCCCGATCGCCTTCGTGGTGGCCACGGATTCCACGGCGCACAGCGTCCAGTTGGCGCGCGACAGCGTCATCCAGCACGGCGCTTTGTCCTTGTCGGCCTACACGACCGACCCGCAAGTGGCTGACCAGGTGCAGGATGCGGCGGAAGTGTCCGGCGTGTCGTTGTCGTTGAACCTGACGGGTGCGGTGTTCGTCAACCAGACCGCGGCATTCAGCGACTTCCACGGCACCGGCGCCAACCCGGCCGCCAACGCGGCGCTGTCCGACGCGGCCTTCGTATCGAACCGCTTCCGCGTGGTGCAAACCCGCCGTCACGTCTAA
- a CDS encoding ArnT family glycosyltransferase, giving the protein MSPLSFSTPARLTSVATAKLPRLILLGLALAYIVAGLFMRDPWKTDDAVGLATMITAIREGGITWLLPQVGLLAHAEEGPLITWVGAICIWLFGPFIGDITAGRLPNLLWFGITAASVWYGTYLLGRRTEAQPLALPFGGEPEPRDYGRMLADAALLLLLATVGILQRTHETTVVPAIMACQALAFYSLARSVDRPFTGTTTLGIALAASFLTRGWVGATPIIIGALLAFYPRSQLWKCKRWLPWAVLVTVALILAWWIPASESSQYWIRNWKTWNLSSFAVPSWHDVGRTLRDLPWYLWPTWPLALLAAWRWRDWIYAPHIWLPLMLLVCAAAVLFGLEEATDSEYVLLAVPCAVLGAFSLPTLRRGVVNTLDWFAVMCFSLTAATAWLGWVALHFNWPAQISRNIARQTTGYEPVISWGAFTLAVIFTVAWIALVVWRLRVRPQALWRGTVLSAGGLTVTWILLVLLWQPAVDYARSYRTVSGQLAQALAQHTRPGECVRGLSLGSGQRASFLIFNNLSFTFDAKCTLILQQTNNQSLRDNTAAYSDGADVLWQGGRRADRQEVFRLLRVGPNR; this is encoded by the coding sequence GTGTCCCCACTTTCTTTTTCCACTCCCGCCCGGCTTACTTCCGTGGCGACCGCAAAGCTCCCCAGACTGATTCTGCTGGGCTTGGCCCTGGCCTATATCGTGGCCGGCCTGTTCATGCGCGACCCGTGGAAAACAGACGACGCGGTTGGCCTGGCGACGATGATCACGGCGATCCGCGAAGGCGGCATCACCTGGTTGCTGCCTCAAGTGGGCCTGCTGGCCCATGCCGAGGAAGGCCCGCTGATCACCTGGGTGGGCGCCATCTGCATCTGGCTGTTCGGCCCCTTCATCGGCGACATCACCGCCGGCCGCCTGCCCAATCTGCTTTGGTTCGGCATTACCGCCGCAAGCGTCTGGTACGGCACATACTTGCTGGGTCGCCGCACTGAAGCGCAACCACTGGCCCTGCCCTTTGGCGGCGAGCCCGAACCGCGCGACTACGGCCGCATGCTGGCCGACGCCGCCCTGCTGCTGTTGCTGGCCACGGTCGGCATTCTGCAACGCACCCATGAAACCACGGTCGTGCCCGCCATCATGGCCTGCCAGGCGCTGGCCTTCTATTCGTTGGCGCGCAGTGTCGACCGGCCCTTCACCGGCACCACCACCCTGGGTATCGCGCTGGCCGCGAGCTTTCTGACGCGCGGCTGGGTAGGCGCCACACCTATCATTATCGGCGCGCTGCTGGCCTTCTACCCGCGCAGCCAGTTGTGGAAGTGCAAACGCTGGCTACCCTGGGCCGTACTGGTCACCGTTGCGCTGATCCTGGCCTGGTGGATCCCGGCCAGCGAAAGCAGCCAGTACTGGATCCGCAACTGGAAGACATGGAACCTGTCGTCCTTCGCCGTACCGTCCTGGCATGACGTGGGCCGCACCCTGCGCGATCTTCCCTGGTATCTGTGGCCGACCTGGCCGCTGGCTCTTTTGGCCGCGTGGCGCTGGCGCGACTGGATCTACGCGCCGCATATCTGGCTGCCGCTGATGCTGCTGGTCTGCGCGGCCGCGGTGCTGTTCGGCCTGGAAGAAGCCACCGATTCCGAATATGTACTGCTGGCGGTGCCGTGCGCGGTGCTGGGCGCGTTCTCGTTGCCGACCCTGCGTCGCGGCGTCGTCAACACGCTGGACTGGTTTGCCGTCATGTGTTTTTCGCTGACGGCGGCGACCGCCTGGCTGGGCTGGGTGGCGCTGCACTTCAACTGGCCGGCACAGATCTCCCGCAACATCGCCCGCCAGACGACCGGCTACGAGCCCGTCATCTCGTGGGGCGCCTTTACCCTGGCGGTGATCTTCACCGTGGCGTGGATCGCATTGGTGGTGTGGCGTCTGCGCGTGCGGCCGCAAGCCCTGTGGCGTGGCACCGTGTTGTCCGCCGGCGGCCTGACCGTGACGTGGATCCTGCTGGTGCTGCTGTGGCAACCCGCCGTGGACTACGCGCGCAGCTACCGCACTGTATCGGGCCAACTGGCCCAGGCGCTGGCGCAACACACCCGGCCCGGCGAATGCGTGCGCGGCTTGAGCCTGGGCAGCGGCCAACGCGCCTCGTTCCTGATTTTCAATAATCTGAGCTTCACGTTCGACGCGAAGTGCACGCTGATCCTTCAACAGACCAACAACCAGAGCCTGCGCGACAACACCGCCGCGTATAGCGATGGCGCCGACGTGCTGTGGCAAGGCGGCCGCCGCGCCGACCGCCAGGAAGTGTTCCGACTACTGCGAGTCGGCCCTAACCGATGA